The following are encoded together in the Dermacoccus nishinomiyaensis genome:
- a CDS encoding AMP-dependent synthetase/ligase translates to MVMNIADEKFERDLIDNRARSVAHLFIDRVAKSGQDEAYRFPQGGAWKSMTWAQTDTHARQIAAGLVALGVDAEDRVAIASSTRLEWVLADLGNMLAGAATTTVYPTSQLADVVHILTDSGSRVVFAEDTDQVEKLRSGREQIPDVVKVVVFDGEGDGEWVMTLDELRELGRTRLEETPDVIDDRVAGIKPQHLATLIYTSGTTGKAKGVRLSHDCWTYEASAVDSTGLLNAGDVQYLWLPLSHVFGKMLLCLPIQVGFPTVVDGRVDKIIDNLPETQPTWMGAAPRIFEKVYGKINTMMEADGGAKLKLYRWAVEVGTQVANERADGREPSGRLAIEYKLADKIILSKIRARFGGHVRYFISGSAALNKDIALWFSAIGLPILEGYGLSESSAAASVNRPYLGANQVGTVGWPLPGTEFKLGEDDELLVKGPGVMQGYWNLERETAEVLTDGWFHTGDIGEIAESGHIRITDRKKDLFKTSNGKYVSPGAIEAMFKGVCPYASNLVVEGDGRKFVSAIITLDEDAIAEWAEKNGMAGKSYRDVVTSDACREMVQGYVDEMNLRLNRWEQIKRFIILPRDLSVEEGEITPSMKIKRRVVVKKFKDDLDELYTD, encoded by the coding sequence ATGGTCATGAACATCGCCGACGAGAAGTTCGAGCGCGATCTCATCGACAACCGAGCCCGCAGCGTCGCGCATCTGTTCATCGACCGCGTCGCGAAGTCGGGCCAGGACGAGGCGTACCGCTTCCCGCAGGGTGGCGCCTGGAAGTCGATGACGTGGGCGCAGACCGACACGCACGCCCGTCAGATCGCGGCGGGCCTCGTCGCGCTCGGCGTGGACGCCGAGGACCGCGTCGCCATCGCCTCCTCGACCCGCCTGGAGTGGGTCCTCGCGGACCTGGGCAACATGCTCGCTGGCGCGGCGACGACGACCGTGTACCCGACGAGCCAGCTCGCCGACGTCGTCCACATCCTCACCGACTCGGGCTCGCGCGTCGTGTTCGCCGAGGACACCGATCAGGTCGAGAAGCTGCGTAGCGGACGCGAGCAGATCCCCGACGTCGTCAAGGTCGTCGTCTTCGACGGCGAGGGTGACGGCGAGTGGGTCATGACGCTCGACGAGCTGCGCGAGCTCGGCCGCACCCGTCTCGAGGAGACGCCCGACGTCATCGACGACCGCGTCGCCGGCATCAAGCCGCAGCACCTCGCGACCCTCATCTACACCTCGGGCACGACGGGCAAGGCGAAGGGTGTGCGCCTGTCGCACGACTGCTGGACGTACGAGGCGTCCGCCGTCGACTCGACCGGTCTGCTCAACGCGGGTGACGTGCAGTACCTGTGGCTGCCCTTGTCGCACGTGTTCGGCAAGATGCTGCTGTGCCTGCCGATCCAGGTCGGTTTCCCGACGGTCGTCGACGGTCGCGTCGACAAGATCATCGACAACCTGCCCGAGACGCAGCCGACGTGGATGGGCGCCGCGCCGCGCATCTTCGAGAAGGTGTACGGCAAGATCAACACGATGATGGAGGCCGACGGCGGCGCGAAACTCAAGCTGTACCGCTGGGCCGTGGAGGTCGGCACGCAGGTGGCCAACGAGCGCGCCGACGGCCGCGAGCCCTCCGGGCGTCTCGCGATCGAGTACAAGTTGGCCGACAAGATCATCCTGTCGAAGATCCGCGCCCGCTTCGGCGGTCACGTGCGCTACTTCATCTCCGGTTCGGCGGCGCTCAACAAGGACATCGCGCTGTGGTTCTCCGCGATCGGTCTGCCGATCCTCGAGGGCTACGGCCTGTCGGAGTCGTCGGCGGCGGCGAGCGTCAACCGTCCCTACCTCGGCGCGAACCAGGTCGGCACCGTCGGTTGGCCGCTGCCGGGCACCGAGTTCAAGCTCGGTGAGGACGACGAACTGCTCGTCAAGGGTCCCGGCGTCATGCAGGGCTACTGGAACCTCGAGCGCGAGACCGCCGAGGTGCTGACGGACGGCTGGTTCCACACCGGTGACATCGGTGAGATCGCCGAGTCGGGCCACATCCGCATCACCGACCGCAAGAAGGATCTGTTCAAGACCTCGAACGGCAAGTACGTATCGCCCGGCGCCATCGAGGCGATGTTCAAGGGCGTCTGCCCGTACGCCTCGAACCTCGTCGTCGAGGGCGATGGCCGCAAGTTCGTCTCCGCGATCATCACGCTCGACGAAGACGCCATCGCCGAGTGGGCCGAGAAGAACGGCATGGCCGGCAAGAGCTACCGCGACGTCGTGACGAGCGACGCGTGCCGGGAGATGGTGCAGGGCTACGTCGACGAGATGAACCTGCGGCTCAACCGCTGGGAGCAGATCAAGCGTTTCATCATCCTGCCGCGCGACCTGTCGGTCGAGGAGGGTGAGATCACCCCCAGCATGAAGATCAAGCGCCGCGTCGTCGTCAAGAAGTTCAAGGACGACCTCGACGAGCTCTACACCGACTGA
- the rodA gene encoding rod shape-determining protein RodA → MNAARREPRRVLADLARLDLGLLTAAAGLTVIGILLTWSATAHVSGTAFAVRGVINAVIGVGLAALIMRLDPRTLRALAPAIYLLTLLALVAVLTPLGSTINGSRSWIELPGFSIQPSEMAKVALAVTLASVLADRDDPRPLGLRQLRLPLAVVAVPLALIMLQPDFGSAVVLTLLAVSALLVPGVRRRVLLGAGTALAGVVAVALFTPVLAPYQRDRLLAFVDPTADPSGIGYQVAQVKTAIGSGGLFGEGLFEGRSTQGGFIPFQYTDFVFSVAGEELGFVGAVGVVALELFVVVRMLHVARRSEDDFARLVCVALAGWFLVQTLENLGMNLGLMPVTGVPLPFVSYGGSSMFSCWAAIGLVGNIQKTRRSRLG, encoded by the coding sequence GTGAACGCAGCGCGACGCGAGCCGCGACGCGTCCTCGCCGACCTCGCACGCCTCGACCTCGGCCTGCTGACGGCGGCGGCCGGCCTCACCGTCATCGGCATCCTGCTGACGTGGTCGGCCACCGCACACGTCTCCGGCACCGCCTTCGCCGTGCGCGGCGTCATCAACGCCGTCATCGGAGTGGGCCTCGCGGCGCTCATCATGCGCCTCGATCCGCGGACGTTGCGCGCGCTCGCCCCGGCGATCTACCTCCTCACGTTGCTCGCCCTCGTCGCCGTCCTGACACCCCTCGGCAGCACGATCAACGGTTCGCGCTCGTGGATCGAACTACCCGGCTTCTCGATCCAGCCGTCGGAGATGGCGAAGGTCGCGCTCGCCGTGACGCTCGCGTCCGTCCTCGCCGACCGCGACGACCCGCGCCCCCTCGGCCTGCGGCAGCTGCGGTTGCCGCTCGCCGTCGTCGCCGTGCCCCTGGCGCTCATCATGCTGCAACCCGACTTCGGCTCAGCCGTCGTTCTCACCCTGCTCGCGGTCTCGGCGCTGCTCGTCCCCGGGGTGCGCCGGCGGGTGCTGCTCGGCGCGGGCACCGCGCTCGCGGGAGTCGTCGCCGTCGCCCTGTTCACCCCCGTGCTCGCGCCGTATCAGCGCGACCGGCTGCTCGCGTTCGTCGACCCCACCGCCGACCCGAGTGGCATCGGCTACCAGGTGGCGCAGGTCAAGACGGCCATCGGTTCCGGGGGGTTGTTCGGTGAGGGCTTGTTCGAGGGACGCTCGACGCAGGGCGGGTTCATCCCGTTCCAGTACACCGACTTCGTATTCTCCGTCGCGGGGGAGGAGCTCGGGTTCGTCGGGGCCGTGGGCGTCGTCGCGCTCGAGCTGTTCGTCGTCGTCCGCATGCTGCACGTGGCGCGCCGTTCGGAGGACGATTTCGCGCGCCTCGTCTGCGTCGCGCTCGCCGGATGGTTCCTCGTCCAGACGCTCGAGAACCTCGGGATGAACCTCGGTCTCATGCCCGTCACGGGGGTGCCGCTGCCGTTCGTCTCGTACGGTGGATCGAGCATGTTTTCGTGCTGGGCCGCCATCGGGCTCGTCGGAAACATCCAAAAGACCCGCCGCTCTCGCCTAGGGTGA
- a CDS encoding bifunctional riboflavin kinase/FAD synthetase codes for MLRLTDPHDLPADFGPTVVTLGNFDGVHRGHAAVMQRVAQEAHARGLKSVAVTFEPHPLAVLAPDKAPEMLTGMKDRLFLLEQLGLDAVVVMPFTRELAAQTPREFVEATFVDALHARCVVVGKDTRFGVKNSGDIRTLSELGGEFGFDVIALDDVGPGVRWSSSQVRELIAGGKVDEAAEVLGRNHCVVGEVVKGFQRGRELGFPTANLARDAEGVVPADGVYAGWLVRRSLAQDDPEYRLPAAISVGTNPTFDIPERTVEAYVLDRTDLDLYGEIVAVEFVQHLRGNVKFDSIEALIEQMTRDVEAARDLLAPA; via the coding sequence GTGCTGCGCCTGACTGACCCCCACGACCTGCCCGCCGACTTCGGGCCCACCGTCGTCACACTCGGAAACTTCGACGGCGTCCACCGCGGCCACGCCGCCGTGATGCAGCGCGTCGCGCAAGAGGCTCACGCCCGTGGGCTCAAGAGCGTCGCCGTGACGTTCGAGCCGCACCCCCTCGCCGTCCTCGCGCCCGACAAGGCGCCCGAGATGCTGACGGGCATGAAGGACCGGCTGTTCCTGCTCGAACAGCTCGGCCTCGACGCCGTCGTCGTCATGCCGTTCACCCGCGAGCTCGCCGCGCAGACGCCGCGCGAGTTCGTAGAGGCGACGTTCGTCGACGCCCTGCATGCGCGCTGCGTCGTCGTCGGCAAGGACACCCGCTTCGGCGTGAAGAACTCCGGCGACATCAGGACGCTGAGCGAGCTGGGGGGCGAGTTCGGCTTCGACGTCATCGCCCTCGACGACGTCGGCCCGGGCGTGCGCTGGTCGTCCTCGCAGGTGCGCGAACTCATCGCGGGCGGCAAGGTCGATGAGGCCGCCGAGGTACTTGGGCGCAACCACTGCGTCGTCGGGGAGGTCGTCAAGGGCTTCCAGCGCGGGCGCGAACTCGGTTTCCCGACGGCCAACCTCGCGCGGGACGCCGAGGGCGTCGTCCCCGCTGACGGTGTGTACGCGGGGTGGCTCGTGCGTCGCTCGCTCGCCCAGGACGACCCCGAATACCGCTTGCCCGCCGCCATCAGCGTCGGCACGAACCCGACGTTCGACATCCCCGAGCGCACGGTCGAGGCGTACGTCCTCGACCGCACCGACCTCGACCTGTACGGCGAGATCGTCGCCGTCGAGTTCGTGCAGCACCTGCGCGGCAACGTAAAATTCGACTCGATCGAGGCACTGATCGAGCAGATGACGCGCGACGTCGAGGCGGCACGCGACCTGCTCGCGCCTGCGTGA
- a CDS encoding Nickel transporter NicT, translating into MSRLTGWWHGFNAHEKRSILGMAGFVALLHVVGWGVLAFVVEPQNLQITSDGHKQLFGIGLGLTAYTLGMRHAFDADHIAAIDNTTRKLLTDRRENKPVSVGFWFSLGHSSVVFTMCLLLALGIKAIAGPVKDDDSTLHQWLGVFGPTVSGVFLWVIGILNLMSLIGIVRVWRGAREGRLDEQALEGHLDGRGFFARILRGATKSITKPVQMYPTGFLFGLGFDTATEISLLVLASGAAAFALPWYAILTLPIIFAAGMSLLDSIDGIFMSRAYEWAFAKPLRRLYYNATVTGLSVFVALVIGTIELAGVVSDKWNITSGPVAWLGSIPLDSVGYVIVALFVLTWAGALAVWRLARMDERELSTGG; encoded by the coding sequence ATGAGCCGTCTGACCGGCTGGTGGCACGGGTTCAACGCCCACGAGAAGCGCTCGATCCTCGGCATGGCGGGTTTCGTCGCGCTGCTGCACGTCGTCGGGTGGGGGGTGCTCGCGTTCGTCGTCGAACCGCAGAACCTGCAGATCACCTCGGACGGGCACAAGCAGCTGTTCGGCATCGGCCTCGGCCTCACCGCCTATACCCTCGGCATGCGTCACGCCTTCGACGCCGACCACATCGCGGCCATCGACAACACGACGCGCAAGCTGCTCACCGACCGTCGCGAGAACAAGCCCGTGTCGGTCGGTTTCTGGTTCTCCCTCGGCCACTCGAGCGTCGTGTTCACGATGTGTCTGCTTCTCGCGCTCGGGATCAAGGCCATCGCCGGGCCGGTGAAGGACGACGACTCGACGCTGCACCAGTGGCTCGGCGTCTTCGGCCCGACGGTCTCCGGCGTCTTCCTGTGGGTCATCGGCATCCTCAACCTCATGAGTCTCATCGGCATCGTGCGCGTCTGGCGCGGGGCGCGTGAAGGCCGCCTCGACGAGCAAGCGCTCGAGGGGCATCTCGATGGCCGCGGATTCTTCGCCCGCATCCTGCGGGGCGCGACGAAGTCGATCACGAAGCCGGTGCAGATGTACCCGACAGGGTTCCTGTTCGGCCTCGGCTTCGACACGGCCACCGAGATCTCGCTGCTCGTCCTCGCGAGCGGGGCGGCGGCCTTCGCGCTGCCGTGGTACGCGATCCTCACCCTGCCGATCATCTTCGCCGCCGGCATGAGCCTGCTCGACTCGATCGACGGCATCTTCATGTCCCGCGCCTACGAATGGGCCTTCGCCAAACCGCTGCGACGGCTCTACTACAACGCGACCGTGACGGGCCTGTCGGTGTTCGTCGCCCTCGTCATCGGCACGATCGAACTGGCCGGCGTCGTGAGCGACAAGTGGAACATCACGAGCGGCCCGGTCGCCTGGCTGGGTTCGATCCCGCTCGACTCGGTCGGGTACGTCATCGTCGCGCTCTTCGTGCTGACGTGGGCCGGCGCGCTCGCCGTGTGGCGTCTCGCACGCATGGACGAGCGAGAGCTGTCCACGGGCGGATAA
- the truB gene encoding tRNA pseudouridine(55) synthase TruB, protein MSESAAEQRPRREARPQTPDGLVLVDKPAGWTSHDVVGRMRRLANTRRVGHAGTLDPMATGVLVLGVNKATKLLTFLVGCDKEYTATIRLGQTTITDDAEGGVTASTPLTRAELSDEALAAAVASLSGDIEQVPSSVSAIKVDGKRSYARVRGGEDVALAARSVTVSRFEVLDVREASTDDGMPVVDLDVVVEVTSGTYVRALARDLGAALGVGGHLTALRRTRVGAFTLEDAATLETIAEQAGHGGVPRVIPMAQAAADSFVVHDLDAEEERALGYGQRIASAHRGEETVAAIAPDGRLAAILDERADTAKSRVTFPA, encoded by the coding sequence GTGAGCGAGTCCGCTGCCGAGCAGCGCCCTCGCCGCGAGGCGCGTCCGCAGACGCCCGACGGGCTCGTCCTCGTCGACAAGCCCGCCGGATGGACCTCGCACGACGTCGTCGGCCGCATGCGGCGCCTCGCGAACACGCGCCGCGTCGGCCACGCCGGCACACTCGACCCGATGGCGACGGGCGTGCTCGTGCTCGGCGTCAACAAGGCGACGAAGCTGCTGACGTTCCTCGTCGGGTGCGACAAGGAGTACACCGCGACGATTCGCCTCGGCCAGACGACGATCACCGACGACGCGGAGGGCGGCGTCACGGCCTCGACGCCGTTGACGCGCGCGGAGCTGAGCGACGAGGCCCTCGCGGCGGCCGTCGCCTCGCTCAGCGGCGACATCGAGCAGGTGCCGAGCAGCGTCAGCGCGATCAAGGTCGACGGTAAGCGCTCCTACGCCCGCGTGCGTGGGGGAGAGGACGTCGCCCTCGCCGCGCGTTCCGTCACCGTCAGCCGCTTCGAGGTGCTCGACGTGCGTGAGGCGAGCACGGACGACGGCATGCCCGTGGTCGACCTCGACGTCGTCGTCGAGGTGACCTCGGGTACCTACGTGCGCGCCCTCGCCCGCGATCTCGGCGCCGCGCTCGGCGTCGGCGGGCACCTGACAGCGCTGCGGCGCACCCGCGTCGGCGCGTTCACCCTCGAGGACGCGGCGACGCTGGAGACGATCGCCGAGCAGGCCGGGCACGGCGGCGTCCCGCGCGTCATCCCGATGGCGCAGGCCGCGGCGGATTCCTTCGTCGTCCACGATCTCGACGCCGAGGAAGAACGAGCCCTCGGGTACGGCCAGCGGATCGCCTCGGCGCACCGCGGGGAGGAGACGGTCGCGGCGATCGCGCCCGACGGGCGTCTCGCCGCGATCCTCGACGAGCGAGCCGACACCGCGAAGTCGCGTGTCACCTTCCCGGCCTGA
- the rbfA gene encoding 30S ribosome-binding factor RbfA gives MADQARARKVADRIKSLVAEYVEFRLKDERVGFLTITDVRVTGDLQNASVFYTVFGSDEERAATAEALADNKGRIRSHVGKGLGIRLTPTLEFIADAIPEGAAHLEDVLAQTRARDEELARNRSTAAYAGEADPYKKPAEPADEA, from the coding sequence ATGGCCGACCAGGCCCGCGCCCGCAAGGTCGCCGACCGCATCAAGTCCCTCGTCGCCGAGTACGTCGAGTTCCGTCTCAAGGACGAGCGCGTCGGCTTCCTCACGATCACCGACGTGCGCGTCACCGGCGACCTGCAGAACGCGTCCGTGTTCTACACCGTCTTCGGCAGCGACGAGGAGCGCGCCGCGACGGCCGAAGCGCTCGCCGACAACAAGGGCCGCATCCGCAGCCACGTCGGCAAGGGCCTCGGCATCCGTCTCACGCCGACGCTCGAGTTCATCGCCGACGCGATCCCCGAGGGCGCCGCACACCTCGAGGACGTGCTCGCCCAGACGCGCGCCCGTGACGAGGAACTGGCCCGTAACCGCTCTACCGCCGCCTACGCGGGCGAGGCGGACCCGTACAAGAAGCCGGCCGAACCCGCCGACGAGGCGTGA
- a CDS encoding TRM11 family SAM-dependent methyltransferase, whose amino-acid sequence MTLDAPVLNPDVSPPPDVAPDGRLLLLAPSSNRVYAGDAARLNAAEITLLAGALGIEASVEPVTVAGVDYLAVAGDDDRLDRVVSEASGAFALFGARDGLLSPTPLERRRLYTDDVVTIQKYQGKTNEQFTHLLLNVTAALSKRPAQLLDGTLHVLDPMCGRGTTLNTCLLRGLDITGIEVDKGDFEQYQAFITTWLRTHRLKHEIDATQIRRSGRTYGRALELETAPSKEDWKAGRTQQVTYLSMDTTKLPDVMRRASVDVVVTDLPYGVQHGSHGSNGERLARSPLRLLDRALPGWHDALRTGGTIGLAYNRHVAGPEAMAEVLEAHGFTVVHGHGVDGPTQGHVAADAFRHRVDASIDRDIVVARKG is encoded by the coding sequence GTGACTCTCGACGCTCCCGTGCTGAACCCCGATGTCTCGCCCCCGCCCGACGTGGCGCCGGACGGGCGCCTGCTGCTGCTCGCGCCGTCGTCGAACCGCGTGTACGCGGGGGACGCGGCGCGCCTCAACGCTGCGGAGATCACGCTGCTCGCGGGTGCGCTCGGCATCGAGGCGAGCGTCGAACCCGTCACCGTGGCAGGGGTCGACTACCTCGCCGTCGCCGGTGACGACGACCGGCTCGACCGCGTCGTCTCCGAGGCCAGCGGCGCGTTCGCGCTCTTCGGCGCGCGCGACGGGCTGCTGAGCCCGACCCCGCTGGAGCGACGAAGGCTCTACACCGATGACGTCGTCACGATCCAGAAGTACCAGGGCAAGACGAACGAGCAGTTCACGCACCTGCTGCTCAACGTCACCGCGGCGCTGAGCAAGCGTCCCGCACAGCTGCTCGACGGCACGCTGCACGTCCTCGACCCCATGTGCGGGCGCGGCACAACGCTCAACACGTGTCTGCTGCGCGGCCTCGACATCACCGGCATCGAGGTCGACAAGGGCGACTTCGAGCAGTACCAGGCGTTCATCACGACGTGGCTGCGCACGCACCGCCTCAAGCACGAGATCGACGCGACACAGATCCGTCGCAGCGGCCGCACGTACGGTCGCGCCCTCGAGCTCGAGACGGCTCCCAGCAAGGAGGACTGGAAGGCGGGGCGCACCCAGCAGGTGACGTACCTGTCGATGGACACCACCAAGCTGCCGGACGTCATGCGCCGCGCGAGCGTCGACGTCGTCGTCACTGACCTGCCCTACGGCGTGCAGCACGGCAGCCACGGTAGCAATGGCGAGCGGCTCGCCCGTTCACCGTTGCGCCTGCTCGATCGCGCGCTGCCCGGCTGGCACGACGCGCTGCGCACCGGCGGCACGATCGGCCTCGCGTACAACCGTCACGTCGCCGGGCCCGAGGCGATGGCAGAAGTGCTCGAGGCTCACGGCTTCACCGTCGTGCACGGCCACGGCGTGGACGGCCCGACGCAGGGGCACGTCGCCGCCGACGCCTTCCGTCACCGCGTCGACGCCTCGATCGATCGCGACATCGTCGTCGCGCGCAAGGGCTGA
- the infB gene encoding translation initiation factor IF-2, with protein sequence MAKVRVHELAKELGVESKELLAHLKAQGEFVKSASSTIEAPVVRKIKENPPKPTKAGGDAADVPSSSPKPAGGSSAKPGAPKPGPKAPAPKAAPADAAPAAPSKPAESATPKPAAKTESDAAPAAPAAATPSAPKPAAAAPSAPKPAAARPGPKPGPAAKPASTSGPSRGERSERPERSGNRPGPRPGAPRPGNNPFSSNQGMGRGGERRGGERTERRDGGERRESGARPGNNPFAPSQGMPRPGGNRGPAGSGGPRPAGAAGPRPGGSAGAGGPRPGGPRPNPGMMPSQAAVPRPGERPARGGGGGRPGAGGRPGGGGFAGRPGGGGRGPGGRGGTQGAFGRGGSKVRGRKSKRAKRQEFEQMQAPSIGGVSVPRGNGSTIIQVRRGASLTDFADKIDANPASLVTVLFHLGEMATATQSLDEDTFQLLGAELGYDIRVVSPEEEERELFGQFNIDLDAEAKGESDDVLEQRPPVVTVMGHVDHGKTRLLDAIRNADVAQGEAGGITQHIGAYQVHKEHEGVDRPITFIDTPGHEAFTAMRARGAKVTDIAILVVAADDGVMPQTIEALNHAQAANVPIVVAVNKIDVDGANPAKVRQQLTEYNLIAEEYGGDTMFVDVSARQGQNIDSLLEAVLLTADAALDLRANPNKDARGVAIEANLDRGRGAVATVLVQSGTLRVGDAIVTGQAYGRVRAMLDEHGQNVAEAGPSRPVLVTGLASVPRAGDTFIVAPDDRTARQIAEKREAADRQASLAKARKRISLEDLNEHLAAGKVETLNLILKGDVSGSVEALEDALLQIDVGDDVDLRIIDRGVGAITMNNINLAVASDAIIVGFNVRAEGQNAEYAEKEGVEIRYYSVIYQAIEEIELALKGMLKPEYEERETGSAEIREIFRSSKFGNIAGSMVRSGEIKRGAKARITRDGVVIVEGLEIAGLRRFKDDVTEVREGFECGINLGSHNDVQTGDLITTYEMVEIPRA encoded by the coding sequence GTGGCCAAGGTTCGAGTCCACGAGCTCGCCAAGGAGCTCGGAGTCGAGAGCAAGGAACTGCTCGCGCACCTCAAGGCGCAGGGCGAGTTCGTGAAGTCCGCCAGTTCGACGATCGAAGCGCCCGTCGTGCGCAAGATCAAGGAGAACCCCCCGAAGCCGACGAAGGCCGGTGGCGACGCCGCCGACGTGCCGTCGAGCTCCCCGAAGCCGGCTGGCGGTTCGTCCGCCAAGCCCGGCGCCCCCAAGCCGGGCCCGAAGGCGCCTGCTCCCAAGGCTGCCCCGGCCGATGCCGCACCCGCGGCGCCGTCGAAGCCGGCCGAGAGCGCCACCCCGAAGCCTGCGGCCAAGACCGAGTCGGACGCTGCCCCGGCAGCACCCGCCGCGGCGACGCCGTCCGCGCCCAAGCCCGCTGCGGCCGCACCGTCGGCACCGAAGCCCGCTGCTGCGCGCCCCGGCCCCAAGCCCGGGCCAGCCGCGAAGCCGGCGAGCACGTCGGGTCCGTCGCGTGGCGAGCGTTCGGAGCGCCCCGAGCGTTCCGGCAACCGTCCCGGCCCGCGCCCCGGCGCACCGCGTCCGGGCAACAACCCGTTCAGCTCCAACCAGGGCATGGGCCGTGGTGGCGAGCGTCGTGGCGGCGAGCGCACCGAGCGCCGTGACGGCGGTGAGCGTCGCGAGAGCGGCGCACGCCCCGGCAACAATCCGTTCGCGCCGAGCCAGGGCATGCCGCGTCCCGGCGGCAACCGTGGCCCCGCAGGCTCCGGTGGCCCCCGTCCCGCGGGTGCGGCAGGTCCGCGTCCCGGCGGTTCCGCCGGTGCCGGTGGCCCCCGTCCCGGTGGTCCGCGCCCCAACCCGGGCATGATGCCGTCGCAGGCGGCCGTGCCGCGTCCCGGTGAGCGTCCCGCCCGTGGTGGCGGTGGCGGTCGTCCCGGTGCGGGTGGTCGTCCCGGCGGCGGCGGTTTCGCCGGTCGTCCCGGTGGCGGCGGTCGTGGCCCCGGTGGCCGCGGCGGCACCCAGGGTGCGTTCGGTCGCGGTGGCAGCAAGGTGCGCGGCCGCAAGAGCAAGCGCGCGAAGCGTCAAGAGTTCGAGCAGATGCAGGCGCCGTCGATCGGTGGTGTGAGCGTTCCTCGCGGCAACGGTTCGACGATCATCCAGGTGCGTCGCGGTGCGTCGCTGACGGACTTCGCCGACAAGATCGACGCGAACCCCGCATCGCTCGTCACCGTGCTGTTCCACCTCGGTGAGATGGCGACGGCGACGCAGTCGCTGGACGAGGACACGTTCCAGCTGCTCGGCGCCGAGCTCGGCTACGACATCCGTGTCGTCTCCCCGGAGGAGGAGGAGCGCGAGCTCTTCGGCCAGTTCAACATCGACCTCGACGCCGAGGCCAAGGGCGAGAGCGACGACGTGCTCGAGCAGCGTCCGCCGGTCGTCACCGTCATGGGTCACGTCGACCACGGAAAGACGCGCCTGCTCGACGCGATCCGCAACGCGGACGTCGCGCAGGGCGAGGCCGGCGGCATCACCCAGCACATCGGTGCCTACCAGGTCCACAAGGAGCACGAGGGCGTCGACCGTCCGATCACGTTCATCGACACCCCGGGTCACGAGGCGTTCACCGCCATGCGTGCCCGTGGAGCGAAGGTCACCGACATCGCGATCCTCGTGGTCGCCGCCGATGACGGCGTGATGCCGCAGACGATCGAGGCGCTCAACCACGCCCAGGCGGCGAACGTGCCGATCGTCGTCGCGGTCAACAAGATCGACGTCGACGGCGCGAACCCGGCGAAGGTGCGTCAGCAGCTCACCGAGTACAACCTCATCGCCGAGGAGTACGGCGGCGACACGATGTTCGTCGACGTCTCGGCCCGCCAGGGTCAGAACATCGACTCGCTGCTCGAGGCCGTGCTGCTCACCGCCGACGCCGCGCTCGACCTGCGTGCGAACCCGAACAAGGACGCCCGTGGTGTCGCGATCGAGGCCAACCTCGACCGTGGTCGCGGTGCCGTCGCGACGGTTCTCGTGCAGTCCGGTACGTTGCGCGTCGGTGACGCCATCGTCACGGGTCAGGCCTACGGACGCGTTCGCGCCATGCTCGACGAGCACGGCCAGAACGTCGCCGAAGCGGGCCCGAGCCGCCCGGTGCTCGTCACCGGTCTGGCCTCGGTGCCGCGCGCCGGTGACACGTTCATCGTCGCTCCGGACGACCGCACGGCCCGTCAGATCGCCGAGAAGCGTGAAGCGGCCGACCGTCAGGCCTCGCTGGCCAAGGCGCGCAAGCGCATCAGCCTCGAGGACCTCAACGAGCACCTCGCGGCGGGCAAGGTCGAGACCCTCAACCTCATCCTCAAGGGTGACGTGTCGGGTTCGGTCGAAGCCCTCGAGGACGCGTTGCTGCAGATCGACGTGGGCGACGACGTCGACCTGCGGATCATCGACCGTGGTGTCGGCGCGATCACGATGAACAACATCAACCTCGCCGTCGCCTCAGACGCCATCATCGTCGGCTTCAACGTTCGCGCCGAAGGCCAGAACGCGGAGTACGCCGAGAAGGAAGGCGTCGAGATCCGCTACTACTCGGTCATCTACCAGGCGATCGAGGAGATCGAGCTCGCCCTCAAGGGCATGCTCAAGCCGGAGTACGAGGAGCGCGAGACGGGCTCCGCCGAGATCCGCGAGATCTTCCGCTCGTCCAAGTTCGGCAACATCGCCGGATCGATGGTCAGGAGCGGCGAGATCAAGCGTGGCGCCAAGGCGCGCATCACGCGCGACGGTGTCGTCATCGTCGAAGGCCTCGAGATCGCCGGTCTGCGACGCTTCAAGGACGACGTCACCGAGGTCCGCGAGGGCTTCGAGTGCGGTATCAACCTCGGTTCGCACAACGACGTCCAGACGGGCGACCTCATCACCACGTACGAGATGGTGGAGATCCCCCGAGCCTGA